Proteins encoded together in one Marinobacter salsuginis window:
- the rpsO gene encoding 30S ribosomal protein S15 translates to MALSANEKAQIVKDFQQGDGDTGSPEVQVALLSANINKLQDHFKANKQDHHSRRGLIRMVNQRRKLLDYLKRKNADRYLELIQRLGLRR, encoded by the coding sequence ATGGCACTTTCTGCCAACGAGAAAGCACAGATCGTTAAGGATTTTCAGCAAGGTGATGGCGATACCGGTTCCCCTGAGGTTCAGGTAGCTCTGCTGAGCGCCAACATCAACAAGCTGCAGGATCACTTCAAGGCCAACAAGCAGGATCACCATTCCCGCCGTGGCCTGATCCGGATGGTTAACCAGCGTCGTAAGCTGCTGGACTACCTCAAGCGCAAGAACGCCGACCGTTACCTGGAGCTCATCCAGCGTCTGGGTCTGCGTCGCTAA